The Solanum pennellii chromosome 4, SPENNV200 genomic interval taCCTTATTTTGGGTGGTTTGTCTGACTTTTGACAAGAGAAGCTTTTTGGTGTATATTAAATTGGTAGTCTTGTGTGAAAATTCTACACCCGCCATCACTTAACTCCAAGTAGATCACTCGAGTTAGCACAGTAATCCGGTCCTAATCCCTGCATCACTAAAAACCTTATATGCGGATTGTTGTAAAATGCTGATTCcttgcattttatttttcaaacatttGAGTTTCTGTGATTAGTAACCAGTTATTTTTTTCAGGGGACCCGATTGCTGACTTAATCCCAATACACCTGGATATCTTTAGAGGAGATCCGCATTTACTGAAGCAGTTTCTGGATAGCTATCAACTTCCATTTATTAAAACAGGGGTGAATGCATCAGCTAAAAGCAATGGATTTCAGAGACTTTCTTACCGAGCCATGTGAGTACATATGTTCTCATGTCATATTTCTTCTATATTGTTGTCATTGGTTTTCATTAAACAATTGgagacatttttttcttcaaagttAATTGCACTACCAGAGCTTATACAATATCCGACCATATGAAGATAGTAATACGTGTTTTGATGACATATAAACTCGTGCCTTAGATTCCATAACCCTCGACCTTCACCAAATCCATGCATAATTTGTCATTTTCCGAATTGTTGATTCTCTACCAATATCATATTCTCAATCAGACCCCTAAATCACTTTCAAATTCATTAGATACGCTGCATTACTGTTTAACGTGCTGAATACACTAGGGTTGAACTTGAGATCATTCAGTGGAGGTTTTAGTCAATTATTAGAACTAGAGTCCAGATGTTCTGTGTTAGCGGCCAACATGAGCTTTGTGGATGAAGATAGAACAGATTGGAACCTCATCCTCCTTGACTCTTTACAACCGTTGTTTCTATCTACTATTATCTAATCAAGTTTCTATCTCACACTTAATTCGTACATGGAGTGGTGGTTTGAACTCACTTTGAATGACTTTTATCTGTACAGGTGCTACTGTATTTTGCATGACGAAAACGTTCTGGGAGCTATTTTCAGTACTTGGAAGAAACTAAAGATGGCTAAATCATGGGAAGAAGTCGAGGAAGCTGTATGGGGAGATCTTAATAGTTACACAGGCTCCTGTTGaactttcttttgttctttttaatttgtctctcagttttattgatgaatattgagcaAGTCCAATCGCGTGTACAATAACATTTGTTTGAGgtaatttattgatattttccCCTTTTTCCTAGTGACCATTCCTTCAGAACTTccacaaatttattttctacCATAATCTGGAAACAATGATTGTGGAGTGAGTACATGGGTTTAGGCTTGATGGTTGTTCTTACAACCTCttattaaactcatcaatcGTTCCTGCCTTCGAAAACAGCTCATCTATGCAACTATACTGAGAACTTGGTGCTAATAGCAACTTCCGTCAATCCCTCTTATTTTATTCACCAAATGTAGAAAACTGCTAAAAATAGTTCTACACGGTGTGAAAAAGGATGTAATTCCAGAATCTATGCAAAACTGTTATCTTGTGGTACAAGCGTGTGTTTCTAAAGACCAGATTTCCACTAAGCGAAGATTTCAAAAGTAGTAAACAACTTTTAGTcgaaaggaagaaaaaaaaactatcagCAAATCATTGGGTGATCTTGAGTGTCTACTCAGGATATTACAGCACTTGCCAATTGTTCTCTTCTTTCACCCTAATGGTAATTACAGCATTGTGTAACACATCACAGTAGACCAGCAAAATCAGCACTAGTTTCGATTACATCTTCAATATCAGCTTCATCCAGTTCATCAAGTTCCATACTGCCCCCTAAAGAATGTGTTCCAACCTGCAGAGGAACTCTAGCCTCTTGTATTATTGCCAAAACTTCTTCCATGCTCTGGGATGGGTTATTTACATCGACACATTGGTAACTTCCTCCTTCCATCAGTTCCACTGGTAAGTTCTTTAAAAACCAGGGATGCATTTTAATTTCTGGAATGGTTATTCTCTGCAATAGAATAATCAGAATGCATTTATGGTTTTGGCACATTCGCAATATAACATGAAACAAGAAACACGAAAGCAAGTTTATGTAAGGCCTTTGGTGGGAATGAACCTTGCACCTAAgcagaatatatatatatgtacgtCGAGACAATGAGGTAATTACTGATAATGATATTTTCACTTGGACACGACGCAGGAACTATTCTATGATCAGCAGAAGAGCATACCTTTTCAGGGTCTGCCACAAAAATCCTGGTTATGAGATGGCGGCATTCAAGGGAAATTTGGATTTGCTCAGGAATTGAGTAGCGAGCAGTGAGTATTTTCTGTCATGGAAACTAGCCAATCATAATGCTGCAGTAGATTTTTCAATGTTTCACACTTGCATGAACAATAAATCTGGCAAACTGATAAACTAAATGCAGAGTAAAGCAGGCTTCTTTTTCATCTACTAGAAATCTGATTATGTTGTCATCACTCACAGAAATAgtctttttaatgtttttggGATCACTTGAATCTTGAAATGGATAAGCTCCAACCAGCATTACATATAAGGTGACTCCACAGGACCAAACATCTGCAAGCTATAGTTTCAAGAATTAACACTAGGAGAAATGAGTGTACACGACAAATATTATGACAATAAGAAAGATGTAGCACCTTTCCATCATATTCTTTCCTTGTTAGGACCTCTGGTGCTACATAAGCAGGTGTCCCCACAGTGGACTTAGGTTGAGAATGAAAGACGGATGACTGCAAACAAATGTAGCAattttatatgaacttaaatcTCGAATAGATGTAAGAATCAATAAGACCTCGAGAAAAAATCAGTAACCTTGGAGTACccaaaatcacatattttcacACGTGGTGCAGCACTTCCATCAAGTAACGTGTTTTCCAATTTGAGATCTCTATGACAGATTTGCTGCAACGGAAGACCAAAGATACACTAAGTCCCAAAAGGAGGACAGAACGAAGTTCACAGCAAGAGAAGTATTGATGTTATACCATGAAATGGCAGTAGCTAACCCCAGATATCAGTTGTTGAAAGAAGAACCTCGCCTgagtaaaaaataaacataatcaaGCCATTGAGATGATTTTAAACTAGAAAAGAGTCTGCTCGGAAGAGCTGACATAAACACAAGGAGATAGTTAACTGATAACATTTTTAAAGGGACACTTCTCATTGCATATCACTCTGTGCTTTCAACTTATAAGATGGCATTCTTGGAAATTTCCCCCGTCCACCGGAACTGGGTTTGTTTGGCAAAACCAAGCGCTAACGTCTGAAAAGGACGAAGAACGGACTCGCTCAACCACCGGAAGAAGGAAATAGAGGGAGAACAGCATTGATTGAGAGGGAGGACAACCCTTTCTTGATTAGCTAGGAATAGACATCGAGATTCACCTATGAAAGAAAGATTCTTAAGTGCTAACGTAACTCCCCGGGTATAGAATAGAGGTTTGGTTGCTCACTAAAAGTCCAGGCCGGGTCCAAACCATATTGTGAAAGACCCCTTTTCCCTTATGTCACTCGGGAATGGGGAAACTTATGTGAAACTTTTCCTCCCCACAccttaaataatcatatattgaGATCTCGTATTCGATCAATAAAGAACGAGGACTAGCTCACCAGTAAAGGAGAGGGGCGGACTAACTTGAACATTAGAAGGTGAGAATAGTCAATAAATAGGTGTGTTCGAAGGTCAATTGTGTTGTAGCTGTTAAAGGCTACTTCATTATTGGTCAAGAATTAGTATCTTGTTGTAGTCTCTAGTTCTATCCCGATATCGGTTATCCTTCCCAGAAGCTTCGGCTAATGGAAAAGATAATCTTTAAAGGAATAGAATCCCTGGTCCGACAGAGAGAGTGGAAATCCTTAGTAGGATCATCGAAACACACAATAAAGAGTTTAGTTTCACTCATCTACAGAGCCCATGACTTGGTAGACTACTACCCAGCGGACTTCCCACATCAAAGGACCATATGGATGTCATGGTAGACTACTACTTTACCATAAATATAAAAGGCATATTACCCAGCCCAACCAAGTAAAGAGGCAGCAAAGATCTGACTATCATAAGCAAAGGTTataaattcaaatgaaaatacACCGTTTGTTTGTTCTAAGCCAAGACTAATTGCAGGATCTGGTGTAAGTATCATTCTTACCTCATCTTCATTAAATCTTCCAGCATTACAGATCCTCGCAAAGAGCTCTCCTCCCGCAGCATACTCCATTACTATTGCTAGATGAGTAGGTGTA includes:
- the LOC107017085 gene encoding serine/threonine-protein kinase SAPK2; protein product: MMERYEIVKELGSGNFGVAKLVCDKNTKELFAVKFIERGQKIDEHVQREIMNHRSLKHPNIVRFKEVLLTPTHLAIVMEYAAGGELFARICNAGRFNEDEARFFFQQLISGVSYCHFMQICHRDLKLENTLLDGSAAPRVKICDFGYSKSSVFHSQPKSTVGTPAYVAPEVLTRKEYDGKLADVWSCGVTLYVMLVGAYPFQDSSDPKNIKKTISKILTARYSIPEQIQISLECRHLITRIFVADPEKRITIPEIKMHPWFLKNLPVELMEGGSYQCVDVNNPSQSMEEVLAIIQEARVPLQVGTHSLGGSMELDELDEADIEDVIETSADFAGLL